A genomic segment from Bradyrhizobium sp. ISRA430 encodes:
- a CDS encoding transcriptional regulator, with protein MQEERKRQGLRQDELAMVRGTGKRFIVDLEAGKSTCQLGRSLHVANVLGLRIEDVLKDAQARRANTSKTPDIPDSDEEEPHGPSSGLL; from the coding sequence ATCCAGGAAGAACGCAAACGCCAAGGCCTCCGGCAGGACGAGCTAGCCATGGTGCGCGGGACAGGAAAGCGCTTCATCGTCGACCTCGAGGCCGGAAAAAGCACCTGTCAGCTCGGGCGCAGCCTGCACGTGGCAAACGTGCTCGGGCTGCGCATTGAGGATGTTCTCAAGGATGCCCAAGCCCGCCGCGCGAACACTTCCAAGACACCGGACATTCCCGACAGCGACGAGGAGGAGCCTCATGGACCGTCTTCCGGTCTACTTTGA